In a genomic window of Leptolyngbya sp. SIO1E4:
- a CDS encoding PEP-CTERM sorting domain-containing protein yields the protein MRFNPLPTVLGATTAALVTTVLMPSQAQAATFTVESGVTSVFLDTETLSSVGLTLTGTVGEVAAPVSDEFLVGFNITPDTDFTFSDEAGFTLVGGSIEHTGGVVFNGDTAAELAVGDFSIGFDAARADETTGATGFFVQDVLTTGAVLFDIAGVVPSLEGDALTIDGELLVSEELSGVLQNPDLVGAAVGSAQVNASVSETMASVPEPSTAIGLVLAGAGVMAARRKLT from the coding sequence ATGCGATTCAATCCACTACCGACGGTTTTAGGCGCTACAACCGCAGCCCTTGTTACTACGGTATTGATGCCCAGTCAGGCGCAAGCTGCGACTTTCACGGTAGAGTCTGGCGTCACCAGCGTATTTCTAGATACAGAGACTTTAAGTTCTGTCGGTTTGACCCTAACCGGTACCGTGGGAGAGGTCGCGGCTCCTGTCTCCGATGAATTTTTAGTGGGCTTTAATATCACCCCCGACACTGACTTTACGTTCAGTGATGAAGCCGGATTTACTCTTGTAGGTGGCTCAATTGAGCATACGGGTGGGGTTGTCTTCAATGGCGACACAGCAGCTGAGCTTGCGGTGGGTGATTTCTCCATTGGCTTCGACGCGGCTCGTGCTGATGAGACAACTGGGGCCACAGGGTTCTTTGTACAAGATGTGTTAACCACTGGCGCTGTTTTGTTTGACATCGCCGGGGTTGTTCCGAGTTTAGAGGGGGATGCCCTGACCATTGATGGAGAGCTGTTGGTCTCAGAGGAATTAAGCGGCGTCCTTCAGAACCCAGATCTAGTAGGGGCTGCTGTGGGGAGTGCTCAGGTTAATGCCAGCGTTAGTGAGACGATGGCTTCTGTCCCTGAACCCTCAACGGCCATTGGGTTGGTGCTGGCAGGGGCAGGTGTCATGGCTGCTCGGCGTAAGCTGACCTAG
- the secD gene encoding protein translocase subunit SecD — translation MGRQRLLLLLIFGLAIAAIVVISQVPTRLGLDLRGGTQLTLQIQPTEEIPVITDRDMEAVQRVISGRINELGVSETSVQQLGQNQLLVQLPGVSNPEQARRVLGETAQLEFRNQKPNTEQQFQIENQILQQHQVELSLLQRTSDVTSTDSSVTADETDAAGEGDQELQAVQQAIRDSNEAIADLFAPADLTGERLTDAYAQPFNNSNRWEVVIEFNAEGAALFSELSRNIAGTGRSIGIFLDDRLISAPTVDVQYADTGITGGGAVISGNFNAESANDLAIQLRGGALPLPVEVVETRTVGPTLGRDSIERSLYAAIAGLILVLIFMAVYYRLPGILADIALVVYALLTLAVFNLLGVTLTLPGIAGFILSIGIAVDANVLIFERTREELRSGRTLYRSVESGFDRAFSSILDSNVTTLIACVALFWLGAGLVKGFALTLGIGVLLSMFTAITCSRSLLLFTLGMPQFRKPELFCPGISTAPSKS, via the coding sequence ATGGGTAGACAACGGCTGCTACTATTACTAATTTTTGGCCTCGCGATCGCCGCAATTGTGGTGATTTCTCAGGTTCCCACCCGCCTGGGGCTAGATCTGCGGGGGGGGACTCAGCTGACGCTGCAGATTCAACCAACGGAAGAAATTCCCGTGATTACCGACCGGGATATGGAAGCCGTGCAGCGGGTGATTTCAGGGCGAATTAATGAACTGGGGGTATCTGAGACGTCGGTGCAGCAACTGGGGCAAAATCAGCTTTTGGTGCAGCTCCCTGGCGTGAGCAATCCAGAGCAGGCCAGACGAGTGTTGGGAGAAACAGCCCAGCTGGAGTTTCGCAACCAGAAACCGAATACCGAGCAGCAGTTTCAGATTGAGAATCAGATTTTGCAGCAGCACCAGGTAGAACTTTCACTGCTGCAGCGAACCAGCGATGTGACCTCAACAGACTCCTCAGTGACAGCAGATGAAACCGATGCGGCCGGGGAGGGAGATCAAGAGCTACAGGCGGTACAGCAGGCAATTCGAGACAGCAACGAAGCCATTGCTGACCTGTTTGCCCCTGCTGACCTCACCGGAGAAAGACTGACCGATGCCTACGCGCAGCCGTTTAATAACAGTAACCGCTGGGAAGTCGTCATTGAGTTTAATGCTGAAGGGGCAGCCCTGTTCTCTGAATTGAGCCGCAACATTGCGGGGACTGGGCGCAGCATTGGCATTTTCTTGGATGATCGCCTGATCAGCGCCCCGACGGTGGATGTGCAATATGCCGATACGGGCATCACCGGAGGCGGAGCGGTGATTTCCGGTAACTTTAATGCTGAATCTGCCAATGACCTGGCGATTCAGCTACGGGGAGGGGCTCTACCCTTACCGGTAGAAGTGGTAGAAACGCGAACAGTGGGGCCAACGCTGGGGCGAGACAGCATTGAGCGCAGCCTTTACGCCGCGATCGCGGGGCTGATCCTGGTTTTGATTTTCATGGCGGTATACTATCGCCTGCCCGGCATTCTGGCAGACATTGCCCTTGTGGTTTACGCCTTGCTGACGCTGGCCGTCTTTAACCTGTTGGGCGTAACCCTAACCCTCCCAGGCATCGCCGGATTTATCTTGAGTATCGGCATTGCCGTAGACGCCAATGTGCTGATTTTTGAGCGCACCCGTGAAGAGTTGCGCAGCGGTAGAACCCTTTATCGCTCGGTAGAATCAGGCTTTGATCGGGCTTTTTCCAGCATTCTCGATAGTAATGTGACGACGCTGATTGCCTGTGTTGCTCTGTTTTGGCTAGGAGCAGGGCTGGTCAAAGGGTTTGCCCTGACCTTAGGCATCGGCGTTTTGCTGAGTATGTTTACGGCGATTACTTGTAGCCGCTCCCTATTGTTGTTCACGTTGGGGATGCCTCAGTTCCGTAAGCCGGAACTGTTTTGCCCTGGCATATCCACAGCTCCTTCAAAATCATGA
- a CDS encoding DUF4101 domain-containing protein, whose amino-acid sequence MRIPLDYYRILGLPIQATAEQLKQAHRDRTLQLPRREYSEIAIEARKSLIDEAYKLLAAPERRQTYDAQFLTHTYSLESTVAADAPAEVSPEVGEQTLRSLASDNGPVSVSETYTPTIEIDEAQFVGALLILLELGEYELVIRLGRPFLTSGNVSLADGRYGDPERVLEDIVLTLALGCLELGREQWQQRQYESAAESLETGQELLLRENAFPAIRAELQSDLYKLRPYRVLELVVRPLDQTADRRQGLQLLKAMLHDRGGIDGAEDDLSGLTTDDFLRFIQQLRGYLTAGEQQELFEAEARRPSAVATYLAVYALLARGFAFHQPALVRRAKQLLGRLSTQQDVHLEQAVCALLLGQAEEAGRALDLSQEYEPLAFIREHSQSSPDLLPGLCLYAERWLREEVFTHFRDLANQQTALKDYFADPQVQAYLEAMPLSVATEAPPPSTPAAAADRTSFSQTPYAAGQSASPMAAPTAGIFQQSPLTTMGERETPVPTHSEETSGAEGGLSIAERVSQLSPEGQLQSSGAAYGPPSPTQNGHRPSAAVAPAPEGKPSRRSRSPRWDRLAGLIIVALLAMGTLGFVTVRTLSWIGYLLTGPKLQRPVLDISLTSPPVTIPTPPPPEAQISVEDIAGRVIDSWLGAKREALSQNHNVAALETTLLDPALTQWRNRANGAQRDNWYVTYEHTVEILNVEPDDPSSEALTVDAQVTEVAEYYELGVRNLSNSYDETLNMQYNLVRQGGEWFVKDMTELE is encoded by the coding sequence GTGCGTATTCCACTGGACTATTACCGAATATTAGGATTGCCGATTCAAGCAACGGCAGAGCAATTGAAGCAGGCGCACCGCGATCGCACGCTGCAGTTACCCCGTCGCGAGTATTCGGAGATCGCGATCGAAGCTCGCAAATCTCTGATTGACGAGGCTTACAAACTTTTAGCGGCCCCCGAGAGGCGTCAGACGTACGATGCTCAATTTCTGACCCACACCTATTCCTTAGAGTCAACGGTGGCCGCTGACGCTCCTGCCGAGGTGAGTCCAGAGGTGGGTGAACAAACCTTGCGATCGCTGGCCTCAGATAACGGACCTGTCAGTGTTTCAGAAACCTACACCCCTACCATTGAAATCGATGAGGCCCAATTCGTCGGGGCTTTGCTGATTCTGCTGGAATTAGGGGAGTATGAACTCGTCATTCGGCTAGGTCGTCCGTTTTTAACCAGCGGCAACGTTAGCCTGGCGGATGGCCGCTACGGAGACCCGGAGCGGGTGCTCGAAGATATTGTGCTGACATTGGCCTTAGGCTGCTTAGAGCTGGGGCGTGAGCAGTGGCAGCAACGTCAATATGAAAGTGCAGCAGAGTCCTTGGAAACGGGGCAAGAACTGCTGCTGCGGGAAAATGCATTTCCGGCGATTCGGGCCGAGCTGCAGTCAGATCTGTATAAATTGCGGCCTTACCGGGTCTTAGAGTTGGTCGTACGCCCCTTAGACCAAACGGCCGATCGCCGACAGGGGCTGCAGCTCTTAAAGGCTATGCTGCACGATCGCGGGGGCATCGACGGCGCTGAAGATGACCTTTCAGGGCTGACCACCGACGACTTTTTGCGCTTCATTCAACAACTCCGTGGGTATCTGACGGCTGGAGAGCAGCAAGAACTCTTTGAAGCAGAAGCCCGCCGCCCCTCTGCGGTCGCCACCTATTTGGCCGTATATGCCCTTCTGGCACGAGGTTTTGCCTTCCATCAACCGGCGTTGGTGCGGCGCGCCAAGCAGTTGCTGGGGCGGTTAAGTACACAACAGGATGTCCATCTGGAGCAAGCTGTATGCGCACTGCTGCTGGGGCAGGCAGAAGAAGCAGGGCGAGCCCTAGACCTGAGTCAGGAATACGAACCCCTAGCGTTTATTCGCGAGCATTCTCAAAGTTCTCCTGACCTGCTCCCAGGGTTATGTCTCTATGCTGAGCGATGGCTGCGAGAAGAAGTCTTTACCCATTTTCGCGACTTAGCTAACCAGCAGACGGCACTCAAAGATTATTTTGCTGATCCTCAGGTGCAGGCCTATTTAGAGGCGATGCCCCTATCAGTGGCTACAGAGGCCCCGCCCCCCTCAACGCCAGCTGCTGCGGCTGATCGCACCTCCTTTAGCCAGACTCCCTATGCCGCAGGGCAGTCGGCCTCGCCAATGGCAGCCCCGACCGCTGGCATCTTTCAGCAGTCCCCGCTGACCACCATGGGGGAACGGGAAACCCCGGTGCCTACCCATTCTGAAGAAACCAGTGGTGCTGAAGGGGGGCTCAGCATCGCGGAGCGGGTCTCACAGTTATCCCCAGAAGGGCAATTACAGTCTAGTGGGGCGGCCTATGGGCCGCCCTCCCCAACCCAGAATGGGCATCGACCCTCCGCTGCCGTGGCACCAGCGCCTGAGGGTAAGCCATCGCGGCGATCTCGATCTCCCCGGTGGGATCGCTTGGCAGGTCTGATAATCGTCGCCCTTCTGGCCATGGGAACCTTAGGGTTCGTTACCGTGCGAACGCTCAGCTGGATTGGGTACCTCCTCACCGGCCCCAAACTACAGCGCCCGGTGCTGGACATTAGCCTCACCTCGCCGCCCGTTACCATTCCCACGCCGCCGCCCCCAGAGGCCCAAATCAGTGTCGAAGACATTGCTGGACGGGTCATTGATAGCTGGTTAGGGGCTAAGCGAGAGGCCCTCAGTCAGAATCATAATGTGGCCGCATTAGAAACGACGCTGTTGGATCCGGCACTGACTCAGTGGCGTAACCGGGCGAATGGAGCACAGCGAGATAACTGGTATGTTACCTACGAGCACACCGTAGAAATTCTTAACGTTGAGCCTGACGACCCTAGTTCAGAGGCCTTAACGGTGGACGCACAGGTCACAGAAGTCGCTGAGTACTACGAGCTGGGGGTTCGCAATCTCAGCAACTCTTATGACGAAACGCTCAATATGCAGTACAACTTGGTTCGCCAAGGTGGAGAATGGTTTGTAAAAGACATGACAGAACTTGAGTGA
- a CDS encoding Nif3-like dinuclear metal center hexameric protein, with protein sequence MTIAELITQFETWAPPAWQESWDNCGWQIEPGVLDAPAHVLVCLTPTLAVMEEAIALNQAGTPVTLIFAHHPLIFSPLKSVRKGHAVGEMVRLGITHGIGVYSAHTNFDQVADGTADVLAQVLQLEAVEPVVPTQPGVGYGRVGDLSNAMTLQQVLNQIQQALTPPDLIYSPEADLSQPIQRLAVLGGSGASFIGDVTKTGAQAYLTSDCKFHQFQEARDRGLVLIDAGHYATERPACARLVEELRQFGADWVQLSDRDEDFRQFLGSC encoded by the coding sequence GTGACGATCGCTGAGCTGATTACGCAATTTGAAACCTGGGCCCCACCCGCTTGGCAGGAAAGTTGGGATAACTGTGGCTGGCAAATTGAGCCTGGTGTGTTAGATGCTCCAGCCCATGTCTTGGTGTGTTTGACCCCGACCCTGGCGGTGATGGAGGAGGCGATCGCCCTGAATCAGGCAGGTACCCCGGTCACTCTGATTTTTGCCCACCACCCACTGATTTTTAGCCCGCTGAAGTCGGTCAGAAAAGGCCATGCTGTTGGGGAAATGGTGCGCCTGGGCATCACCCATGGGATTGGGGTTTACAGCGCCCATACTAATTTTGATCAGGTGGCGGACGGAACGGCGGATGTGCTGGCTCAGGTACTGCAGTTAGAAGCTGTGGAACCTGTGGTGCCAACTCAGCCAGGAGTAGGCTATGGACGGGTGGGTGATTTATCTAACGCGATGACGCTGCAGCAGGTGTTGAATCAGATTCAGCAGGCGCTAACACCGCCTGACTTAATTTATTCTCCCGAAGCGGACTTGAGCCAACCGATTCAGCGACTGGCGGTGTTGGGGGGCTCTGGGGCTAGCTTTATCGGTGATGTGACCAAGACGGGGGCGCAGGCGTACTTAACCTCAGACTGCAAGTTTCATCAGTTTCAGGAAGCCCGCGATCGCGGGCTTGTTCTTATTGATGCGGGGCACTATGCCACGGAGCGCCCCGCCTGCGCCCGACTGGTGGAAGAGTTGCGTCAGTTTGGGGCTGATTGGGTACAGCTGAGCGATCGTGACGAAGACTTCCGCCAGTTTTTGGGGAGCTGCTAA
- a CDS encoding alpha-ketoacid dehydrogenase subunit beta — translation MAETLLFNALREAVDEEMGRDPTVFVLGEDVGHYGGSYKVTKGLYDKYGELRVLDTPIAENSFTGMAVGAAMTGLRPIIEGMNMGFLLLAFNQIANNAGMLRYTSGGNYKIPMVIRGPGGVGRQLGAEHSQRLEAYFQAVPGLKIVACSTPYNAKGLLKSAIRDDNPVLFFEHVLLYNLKENLPDHDYLVPLDKAEMVRPGKDVTILTYSRMRHHVTQAVKKLEKKGFDPEVIDLISLKPLDFETIGASIRKTHRVIVVEECMRTAGVGAEIIASINDRFFDELDAPVLRLSSQDIPTPYNGKLESLTIVQPHQIEEAVEKMMALQV, via the coding sequence ATGGCAGAAACGCTCCTTTTCAATGCTCTCCGTGAAGCTGTTGATGAAGAAATGGGACGGGATCCCACCGTCTTTGTGCTAGGTGAAGACGTGGGCCACTATGGGGGATCCTACAAAGTGACCAAGGGTCTCTACGATAAGTACGGGGAACTGCGGGTGCTAGATACGCCCATTGCCGAGAACAGCTTTACTGGGATGGCGGTAGGCGCAGCCATGACGGGGCTACGCCCGATCATCGAAGGGATGAATATGGGCTTCTTGCTGTTGGCCTTTAACCAAATTGCCAACAATGCCGGAATGCTGCGCTACACCTCCGGGGGAAACTACAAAATTCCGATGGTGATTCGTGGCCCTGGTGGCGTTGGCCGTCAGCTAGGAGCAGAACACTCCCAGCGCTTAGAGGCCTATTTCCAGGCAGTGCCTGGACTTAAGATTGTTGCTTGCTCCACCCCTTACAACGCCAAAGGACTGCTCAAGTCAGCGATTCGAGACGACAACCCGGTGTTGTTTTTTGAGCATGTCTTGCTCTACAACCTGAAGGAAAATCTGCCTGATCACGACTATCTAGTGCCTTTGGATAAGGCAGAAATGGTGCGTCCAGGCAAAGATGTCACCATCCTCACCTATTCCCGGATGCGTCATCACGTCACCCAAGCCGTGAAGAAGTTAGAGAAGAAGGGCTTTGACCCAGAGGTCATTGATCTCATCTCTTTGAAACCCTTGGATTTTGAGACGATTGGCGCTTCGATTCGCAAAACCCATCGGGTGATTGTGGTGGAAGAATGTATGAGAACCGCAGGCGTTGGGGCCGAAATTATTGCCTCGATTAACGATCGCTTCTTTGATGAACTCGATGCCCCAGTTTTGCGCTTATCATCCCAAGATATTCCGACCCCTTACAACGGTAAACTAGAGAGCCTTACGATCGTGCAGCCTCACCAGATTGAAGAGGCGGTCGAAAAAATGATGGCATTGCAGGTCTAG
- a CDS encoding sigma-70 family RNA polymerase sigma factor gives MDSKTGAADPSWMLNATDNALSEAMQTGQVEALREIYRRYGRLVYSLALRILSTPEEAEDLTQEIFLKLWQKSGYNVDRGSLGTYLTLVTRSRAIDRVRSRGARYRLMQRWDTAHTAAAPTNLPLEKATWGEQAQRVREALAELSAPEREVLEIAYYEGLSQSQIAHRLEIPLGTVKTRSRQALKKLRFKLQDLI, from the coding sequence ATGGACTCTAAGACTGGTGCTGCCGACCCTTCTTGGATGCTCAACGCGACAGACAATGCTCTTTCAGAGGCCATGCAAACGGGGCAGGTTGAGGCGCTGCGGGAAATCTATCGTCGATATGGGCGATTAGTGTATTCGCTAGCATTACGGATTTTGAGTACGCCAGAAGAAGCTGAGGATTTAACCCAAGAAATTTTTTTGAAGCTATGGCAAAAAAGTGGTTACAACGTCGATCGCGGCTCTTTAGGCACTTACTTAACCCTCGTGACGCGATCGCGCGCCATTGATCGGGTGCGATCTCGGGGGGCACGCTACCGCCTCATGCAGCGGTGGGATACCGCTCACACGGCTGCCGCCCCCACCAATTTGCCCTTAGAGAAAGCGACCTGGGGTGAGCAGGCTCAGCGCGTCAGGGAGGCTTTGGCGGAATTGTCCGCGCCCGAGCGGGAGGTTTTAGAAATTGCCTACTATGAAGGGCTCAGTCAATCGCAAATTGCTCACCGACTTGAGATTCCCTTAGGCACCGTGAAAACCCGCTCTCGCCAGGCTTTAAAAAAACTTAGATTTAAGCTCCAAGACCTCATTTAG
- a CDS encoding DUF3038 domain-containing protein, with protein sequence MQVDSPPAQSPPLILETLPDPNLPIQECPRRVRVDLDLLMLAIEALDVGGSEALLKTADQLELKEVIPGRVRLWLMRSTNPMRRQSQRNPLSIEEAKALTLIICFLAKRLTVLIRQLLLGYQQLSDKQLSLEHHFRLADYLKRFRSLFRSRMNPRRAGVIAYSTDEKLEELAMVLLARLLFCTGTQGPQRLWSSLFDGEVV encoded by the coding sequence ATGCAAGTCGACAGTCCTCCGGCGCAATCTCCGCCCCTAATTTTAGAGACGTTACCCGACCCCAACCTCCCCATTCAGGAATGTCCGCGTCGGGTTCGAGTTGATTTGGATTTACTCATGCTGGCGATCGAGGCTCTAGATGTAGGAGGGTCTGAAGCGCTCCTGAAAACTGCCGATCAGCTGGAACTGAAAGAAGTGATTCCAGGACGAGTCAGGTTGTGGCTCATGCGCAGCACGAACCCAATGCGGCGACAGAGTCAGCGGAATCCCTTGTCTATTGAAGAAGCCAAAGCCTTAACCTTGATCATTTGCTTTTTGGCAAAGCGCCTCACGGTTCTGATTCGGCAACTGCTACTGGGTTATCAACAGCTCAGCGACAAACAGCTTTCCCTAGAACATCACTTTCGTCTAGCCGACTATTTGAAGCGATTTCGCAGCCTGTTTCGATCGCGCATGAACCCGCGCCGCGCTGGGGTGATTGCCTACAGCACTGACGAAAAGCTAGAAGAGTTAGCGATGGTGCTGCTGGCTCGTCTGCTATTTTGCACGGGAACCCAAGGCCCCCAACGGCTTTGGAGTAGCTTGTTTGATGGGGAGGTAGTATGA
- the pdhA gene encoding pyruvate dehydrogenase (acetyl-transferring) E1 component subunit alpha, with the protein MAQERTLPVFHATDALVTQEEGLLLYEDMVLGRYFEDKCAEMYYRGRMFGFVHLYNGQEAVSTGVIKSMRPDDYVCSTYRDHVHALSVGVPAKNVMAELFGKQTGCSKGRGGSMHLFSAEHNLLGGFAFIGEGIPVALGAAFQSRYRRDALGEEGADQVTASFFGDGTTNNGQFFECLNMAALWNLPIIFVVENNKWAIGMAHERASSQTEIYQKASVFGMPGVEVDGMDVLAVRAAAQEAVRRARAGEGPTLIECLTYRFRGHSLADPDELRSKEEKEEWLSRDPLKRFEAYLLEQNLVQETDLKAIRDRIQAVVDEAVTFAEASPEPEPSDLYQYVFAED; encoded by the coding sequence ATGGCTCAGGAACGGACTCTCCCCGTATTTCACGCAACCGATGCCTTAGTGACCCAGGAAGAAGGTCTGCTTCTGTATGAAGATATGGTACTCGGGCGTTACTTCGAAGATAAATGTGCCGAGATGTATTATCGGGGTCGCATGTTCGGTTTCGTTCACCTCTACAACGGTCAAGAAGCAGTGTCTACCGGCGTCATTAAGTCGATGCGTCCCGATGACTACGTGTGTAGTACCTACCGTGACCACGTCCATGCCCTGAGTGTGGGTGTCCCCGCTAAGAATGTCATGGCCGAGCTGTTTGGTAAGCAGACGGGGTGTAGTAAAGGCCGGGGCGGCTCGATGCACCTCTTCTCCGCTGAGCATAACCTACTGGGAGGGTTTGCCTTTATTGGCGAAGGGATTCCGGTGGCGCTAGGGGCTGCCTTCCAATCTCGCTACCGCCGAGATGCGCTGGGGGAGGAAGGGGCCGACCAGGTAACCGCTTCTTTTTTCGGAGATGGTACCACCAATAACGGACAGTTCTTTGAGTGCCTGAACATGGCAGCGCTTTGGAATCTGCCCATTATTTTTGTGGTCGAAAATAATAAGTGGGCGATCGGCATGGCCCACGAACGCGCCAGTTCCCAAACTGAGATTTACCAAAAGGCCAGCGTGTTTGGGATGCCGGGCGTTGAGGTTGACGGCATGGATGTTTTAGCCGTTAGGGCAGCGGCCCAAGAAGCGGTCAGGCGGGCGCGCGCTGGAGAAGGCCCGACCCTGATTGAATGCCTCACCTATCGATTCCGGGGACATTCTCTGGCAGATCCGGACGAATTGCGATCCAAGGAAGAAAAGGAAGAATGGCTCTCCCGTGACCCCCTGAAACGGTTTGAAGCCTATCTACTGGAGCAAAATCTAGTTCAAGAAACCGATTTAAAGGCTATCCGAGATCGCATTCAAGCCGTGGTAGATGAGGCCGTCACGTTTGCTGAGGCTAGCCCTGAACCCGAACCCAGTGACCTCTATCAGTATGTGTTCGCAGAGGATTAG
- the secF gene encoding protein translocase subunit SecF has product MKLNITRQRSFWWLISGLVLLASLIGMILCWQQFRAPLRPGLDFAGGTRLQLVRNCAVADCGSPIEPAEVRSILATQGLETSVIQVSGEEGQSVSVRTRNLDVDEEATLRTALEEAIGPLDSQATQIDSVGPVIGRQLFTSGLLALLVSFAGIVIYLSLRFQLDYAVLAIVALLHDVLVTMGLFAWLGLLLHVEVNSLFIVALLTIVGFSVNDTVVIYDRIRESIRLHPEQHINDLVDDGVNQTLSRSINTTLTTVLTLMAIVLFGGETLKFFALAMIIGFVSGAYSSIFIASTLLAWWRERSGRAIAGLSDTAEPTTGETPQV; this is encoded by the coding sequence ATGAAGCTCAATATTACTCGGCAGCGATCGTTCTGGTGGTTAATTTCAGGGTTAGTTTTGCTGGCTAGCCTAATCGGGATGATTCTGTGCTGGCAGCAATTCAGGGCACCCCTACGCCCAGGCCTTGATTTTGCCGGGGGTACACGACTTCAGCTCGTGCGTAACTGTGCGGTGGCAGACTGCGGTTCCCCCATTGAGCCCGCTGAAGTGCGGTCCATTTTGGCGACACAAGGGCTTGAAACCAGCGTGATTCAGGTATCGGGAGAGGAGGGGCAGAGTGTCTCTGTCCGCACCCGCAACCTGGATGTGGATGAAGAGGCGACCCTCAGAACTGCCTTGGAAGAAGCCATTGGCCCACTTGATAGCCAGGCTACGCAAATCGACTCAGTTGGCCCGGTCATCGGTCGGCAGCTTTTTACGTCAGGACTGCTGGCCCTATTAGTGTCTTTCGCCGGCATTGTGATTTATCTGAGCCTGCGTTTTCAGCTAGACTACGCAGTGCTGGCGATCGTGGCCCTGCTCCATGATGTGTTGGTGACGATGGGCCTATTTGCCTGGTTAGGGCTGCTGCTCCACGTTGAAGTCAATAGCCTGTTTATTGTGGCTTTGCTCACCATTGTGGGCTTCTCGGTGAACGACACGGTGGTCATTTACGATCGCATTCGAGAAAGTATTCGGCTGCATCCCGAGCAACACATCAATGATTTGGTGGACGATGGGGTCAATCAAACCCTTTCGCGCTCAATCAACACCACGTTGACGACGGTTTTAACGCTGATGGCGATCGTGTTGTTTGGCGGTGAAACCCTGAAATTCTTTGCCCTGGCGATGATTATTGGCTTTGTATCTGGAGCATATTCCAGTATTTTCATCGCCAGCACGCTGCTGGCCTGGTGGCGAGAGCGATCTGGGCGGGCCATTGCAGGTCTCTCAGACACGGCTGAACCAACAACTGGGGAAACTCCTCAAGTTTAG
- a CDS encoding DUF4335 domain-containing protein, producing MTVQRQYTLPNCSLTVEGLSAGDGSDPAAPLTVVLNTECKFPGMTDALTGGREFLDALVKTVSVYAQSVLSGIAAPASEEMSAANSVVLKPGDNHRHQLTAKLADSDGEAVRKTLDLSTVQLFDLMEAVDQLLADAQTLPDMTLQVSPLHRRHARPAEPLAKRVVPVAAGVSALAASAALFFVIPVPETEATREERESTALVEEDAPGTGTASIETGPTTDAESAGINPAEADAPLSSDADAGASPPTDPESAATSLRRLSTAIEITDPDELARLEADLEETLAAELPESIPFEESLVYRVAVSETGDLLGYKYENDAALENVDSTPLPELTFVPVDPAQAVEEPVAQFRITFDPDGEVMAEPIDSDEETEASEDE from the coding sequence ATGACGGTTCAACGCCAGTACACGCTGCCTAACTGTAGCCTCACAGTCGAGGGGCTAAGCGCTGGGGATGGCTCGGATCCTGCTGCTCCCCTTACCGTGGTACTCAATACGGAATGTAAATTTCCAGGCATGACGGATGCCTTGACAGGCGGGCGTGAATTTCTAGATGCGCTGGTGAAAACGGTAAGTGTTTACGCCCAATCTGTTCTGAGCGGCATTGCTGCCCCTGCATCAGAGGAGATGTCTGCCGCTAACTCAGTGGTGCTGAAACCAGGGGATAACCATCGCCATCAGCTCACAGCAAAACTGGCTGACAGCGATGGGGAAGCAGTTCGCAAAACGCTGGACCTTAGCACTGTGCAGCTGTTTGACCTGATGGAAGCGGTGGATCAGCTGCTGGCAGATGCTCAAACCCTACCCGATATGACCCTGCAAGTGTCACCGCTTCACCGTCGCCATGCGCGTCCGGCTGAGCCTTTAGCTAAGCGGGTGGTGCCGGTGGCTGCAGGCGTCTCTGCCTTGGCAGCCTCTGCGGCCCTCTTCTTTGTGATACCGGTACCTGAGACAGAAGCGACGCGGGAAGAACGGGAATCTACAGCATTAGTCGAAGAGGACGCTCCAGGAACCGGTACAGCCTCGATTGAAACTGGCCCGACAACCGATGCCGAGTCTGCTGGTATAAATCCTGCTGAGGCAGATGCACCCTTATCCTCTGACGCTGATGCTGGCGCTTCTCCTCCCACCGACCCTGAATCAGCCGCAACATCGCTGCGCCGCCTCAGCACAGCGATAGAAATCACCGACCCTGACGAACTGGCTCGCCTAGAAGCAGATTTGGAAGAAACCTTAGCTGCCGAACTGCCGGAGTCGATTCCTTTTGAGGAGTCGCTGGTGTATCGGGTTGCAGTCTCTGAAACAGGGGATTTGCTGGGCTACAAATATGAAAATGACGCCGCTCTGGAAAATGTGGACAGTACGCCACTACCTGAATTGACGTTCGTCCCCGTGGACCCGGCCCAGGCTGTGGAGGAACCCGTAGCTCAGTTCCGCATTACCTTTGATCCAGATGGTGAGGTAATGGCAGAACCTATTGATAGCGATGAGGAAACTGAAGCGTCTGAGGATGAATAG